The window GGTCTGTGGCGGCTGAAAACCACCGTCGACGATGTCGACCCGCGCTTTCTGAACATGTTGATCGCCTATGAGGACCAGCGCTTTCGGGAGCACCACGGCGTCGACCCCTTGGCGCTCGGCCGTGCGGCGCTGCAGTTCGTCACAAACGGTCGCATCGTTTCCGGCGCATCGACGCTCTCAATGCAGGTGGCAAGACTGATCGAGCCGCGCCGGGAGCGGACGCTGCCGGCGAAACTCCTGCAACTCGCACGCGCCATCCAGATCGAGCGTCGCCTCAGCAAGGACCAGATCCTCGATCTCTACCTCACCCATGCGCCCTATGGCGGCAATCTCGAAGGCGTGCGCGCCGCGAGCCTTGCCTGGTTCGGCAAGGAACCGCGCCGTCTCTCGGTCGCGGAAGCCGCGCTTCTCGTCGCGCTGCCGCAATTGCCGGAAAAGCGTCGCCCCGACGGCAATCTCGCCGCCGCCGAAGCCGCCCGCGAACGGGTTCTCGGCCGTGCGGCGGTCGCCAAGGTGATCGGTGAAGGCGAAGCGGAACGGGCGGCGTTGGCCGCCATACCGACCCGGCGCCTTCAGCTTCCGGCCCATGCGGCACATCTCGCCGAATTGGCGCTTCGCAAGGAGCCGAAGATCCTCCAGCACCATACGACGCTGCGTCGCGACATTCAGCGCGGGCTCGAAGCGGTTGCGCGCGAGGGAGCGGCGAAGCTCGGGCCGAAGGTCTCCGTCGCCATGGTGATGGCCGACGTCCGGAGCGGCGAGATTGTCGGCGAGGTTGGATCGGCCGACTATTTCGACGCAAGCCGCGCCGGATGGATCGACATGACGCGGATCACCCGCTCGCCGGGATCGACGTTGAAGCCCTTCATTTACGGGCTTGCCTTCGAGGAGGGCTTGGTCGCCCAGGAAACCATCATCGAGGACCGGCCGGCGGACTTCTTCGGCTATCGCCCGCGCAATTTCGACATGAGCTATCAGGGCGACGTCAGCATCCGGCAGGCGCTGCAGCTCTCCCTCAACGTGCCGGCGATCCGGCTCCTCGACGCGGTCGGCCCCGCCCGGCTGATGGTCCGCTTCCGCCGCGCCGATGTGCGGCCTGCCCTACCGCCCAATGAGGCACCGGGGCTCGCGATCGGCCTCGGTGGCGTCGGCATCACCCTGCGGGACCTCGTTCAGCTTTACGCTGGCCTGGCCAATCGCGGCTGGCCGGTGCGGCTTGGCGACGGCATTGAGGGCAAGGCGGGCCTGATCGATGGCGAAGCCGTGCTCTCGACCGTTGCCGCCTGGCATGTCGCCGACATCCTCTCAGACGTATTGCCGCCAGCAGGCAGCCGGCAGCGCGGCATCGCCTACAAGACGGGTACCAGCTACGGCTATCGCGATGCCTGGTCCGTTGGCTTCGACGGCCGCTACGTGCTGGGTGTTTGGGTCGGGCGCCCGGACAACGGCGCAGTCCCAGGATTAACCGGTTACGCTGCCGCCGCACCAATCCTGTTCGAAGGCTTCGCCAAATCGGGGATCGCCATCACACCGCTGCCGGATCCCCCGGCCGGTGCCGTTCGAATTGCGCAGGCCGACCTCCCGATCAGCCAGCGGCGTTTTTCGATGACCGCGAGCGGCTTGCTTTCGGCATCGGCGCGCGAGCCGGCGCCGCAGATCGTCTTTCCGCCGGAGGGCGCCCGTGTGGAACTTGGCGCGACCACCAGTGAAACGATGATGCCGTTGACCCTCAAGTTGCAAGGCGGTCGCGCCCCGTTCCGATGGCTCGCCAATGGCCGGCCGTTGCCCGATGTCACCCGCCGGCGCACCAGCCAGTGGCTGCCGGACGGCAGTGGCTATTCCACTCTCACCGTCATCGATGCCGTCGGGCGGGCGGCAAGCGTTCGCGTTTTTGTGGAGTAATGCCGTTTCCGGATCACTGAACGGCATCAAGCCTTCGCGTCCATTCACCGAGCGTCGGCTTGAACCGGTGGACGGCGCCTCACCCTGTCTCACGCACGCCGGGTTGCTTTGCCGTCAGCCGCCTGCTGATGCGATCCATGACCGGTCATCACGATCGGCATTGCGGCCTCAACGCAGGCAGCGACGAAAGCCTCTCGGGCGACCGCGGCCGGCGTCATCCGTTTGAGCGCGCCGCGGCACGTGCGCACCGCACGTTCGTAACGCTGGCCGTTGCGTAGCGGCCACTCGTTTTCGAGAAAATCCAGGGCTTCATATACGGAATTGAAGGTATGCTTGATGCCACTTGAAAGGCGTACGGTGAGGGGGGTCGTCCACGGAATCTCATTGAGAAGCATTTCTTCCTCCTTTCGCATGCCCCAATGGATATATTCAGAGAGATATTGGCGCCGATCCTGGAAAATCAAGGCGAGCGCGCGTCGAAATTTTTCTCGATATTACAAAGACTTACCTCTACCTCCTTCCTTGCCGCCCGATCACCCGGCCGGCCGCTCGCACAACCCCTTGAAAACTCTGCGGAAGTCACTAAATCGCAATTACGGGCCGCCTTTCGGGGTCCGCAGTCGAGGGGCATCGTCCTCTTCGACGCTGCTCCTCATCGTCCATGTTGCTCAAGGAGGATATGGCTATGAGAACAACACTCGACTTTTCGCCCCTGTCCCGGTCAAGCGTCGGATTCGACCACGTTTTCGACTTGCTTGACGCAGCGAGCCGTCTGGCGCCAACCGATAATTGGCCGCCCTACGACATCCTCCGCGTCGGCGATAATCAGTATCGCATCATCGTGTCGGTCGCCGGCTTCGCGCCGGACGAGATAACGGTTACGCATGAACCGCAGTTGCTTGTCGTTCGCGGCGAAAAGGCCGGCGAGGACAAGGCTGAGTATATCTATCGCGGTATTGCTGGCCGCAATTTCGATCGCCGCTTCCAGCTGGCTGACCACGTGACGGTCACAGGTGCCAATCTCGCGAATGGCCTGTTGGCAATCGATCTCGTCCGTGAGTTGCCCGAGCAGATGAAGCCACGCCGGATCGAGATCGAACAGGCCAAGGCCCTGCCCCCGATCGAGGACCACGAGCGGGCCGAAGGTGGCAAGCAGGCCGCCTAGAGCATCCCGCTTTAGGCGTCAGGGCAATCGCCTATGCCGAAAAATCGCCGAGGGCCGGCAAATACCCGCGCTTCGGCGGACAGCGATAAAAGAAAAAGGAGCTGACAATGAGCGTACGTGATCTCATTCCATGGGGCCGCGCCCAGGACCCCGTGCCCACATCCTATCGCGATGTCGAGCGCAATCCGTTCCTCATGCTTCACCGGGAAATGAACCGCCTGTTCGACGACGTCTTCCGCAATTTCGATCAACGGACGCCGTTTGCGTTCGTGACCCATCCGAGCTTCGGCGCCGGTTGGCCTAATGTCGAAGTCACCGACCGTGATAACGAGATCAAGGTCACAGCGGAGCTGCCCGGGCTCGAAGAAAAGGATATCGAGCTGTCCTTCGCCGAGGGCGTCCTGACACTGCGAGGCGAAAAGCGCGCCGAGAGCGAGGACAAGGAGAAGCAGTTTTCCGAACGCTATTACGGCCGTTTCGAACGGCGTATCCCGCTCGGATACGACATCGACGAAGGCAAGGTTAAAGCGACGTTCAAGAACGGGGTGCTGAGCGTTACGCTTCCGAAAACGGAGCAGAGCCAGAGCAAGTCCAAGCGTATTGCGATCGGGACCGAGTAAAAGCCGGTAGCACCCATCAGGCCCGGCGGCGGCTCAGAGGCCGCCAAGCCGTTTCGGCGCCACCCTACTGCACGAGGATGGCTCGGAAATCGTTGACATTGGTGCCCGTCGGTCCCGGTTTGAAGATATCGCCGAGTGCATCGAACGCGGTCCAGCTATCGTTGCGTTGGAGCAGTGCTGAGGGGTCCAGCCGCTGTCCTCTGAGCCGGGCAATCGTCGTGCTGTCGGCAAAGGCGCCGGCATTGTCTTCGGAACCGTCGATCCCATCGGTGTCGGCAGCGAGTGCAGAAACGCCATGAATGCCATCTATGCCGAGCGCCAGCGACAAGAGGAATTCGCCGTTGCGGCCGCCCTTGCCTTGTCCCTTGATCGTTACCGTCGTTTCGCCACCCGAAAGGACGACGACCGGCTTCGAGAACGGGCGGCTGCGGACGGCAACTTCGCGCGCGATTGCGGCATGGACGCGCCCGACTTCGCGCGCTTCGCCTTCGATCGCGTCGGACAGGATGATCGCTTCGATCCCGGCTTCGCGGGCGCGCGCGGCCGCGGCCTCCAGCGAGACGGCCGCCGAGGCGATCACGCGTACTTCGTTTCGGAGAAACCTTGGATCGGACGGCGTCGGCGCGTCCGCCGCATCCGTCGCCAACCACTGCATGACGTTTTCCGGCAACGACAGCCCGTAACGCTCGACGATCTTCAAGGCATCCGCGCGTGTGCTCTTGTCCGCGATCGTCGGACCGGAGGCGACGAGCGCCGGATCGTCGCCCGGGATGTCGGAGACGACAAGTGAAACGACTCTTGCAGGATAGGCAGCCGCCGCGAGCCTGCCGCCCTTGATTGCCGACACATGCTTGCGCACGCAGTTCATGGCGCTGATCGGCGCACCGGAGGCGAGAAGAGCGCGATTGACGACAATCTCATCCTGCAGCGACAGGCCGGGCGGTGGCGAAGGCAGGAGCGCCGAGCCGCCACCGCAGATTAGCGCCACGACCAGATCGTCCTTTGTCAGGCCGCGAACCTCGGCGAGAAGGCGTTTCGATGCGTGGAGCCCGCGTTCGTCCGGCACGGGATGCGCGGCTTCCAGCACCTCGATACGTTCGCAATGCACGCCGAAACCGTAGCGGGTGACGACGGCGCCGCTCAGCGGACCACGCCAAAGGTTTTCGAAGGCCCGCGCCATCTGCGCGGCACCCTTCCCAGCCCCGACCACAACGGTCCGCCCCTTCGGCCTCTCCGGCAGATTGGAGGCAATGACGAGCGCTGGATCGGCGGCGGCAACGGCCGAGGCGAACAGAGTTTCGAGAAAGGCGCGCGGGTCGGCGATCGGTGCCACGTTTATGTCTCCCAGAAATGAAGGGCGGCGGCCTCCTCACCGCCGCCCCACGGATGAACGTTTCACGCATTTCTTCGAAACCACGAAACGCTCTAACCCTTTGAAGCTACGCAACCTGATGGTTGGCCATCCGCTCGAGCGCCCGGACGAGACCGGAATGGTCGAGCCCGCTGTCGCCGTTGGCGGCGCAATTGTTGAAGAGTTCCTGGGTGGCCGCCGTGTTCGGCAGCGAGATGCCGAGGCTCTTTGCTCCCTGCAGCGCCAGATTGAGATCCTTCTGGTGCAGCGAGATGCGGAAACCGGGATCGAAGGTGCGCTTGATCATCCGGTCGCCATGGACTTCGAGAATGCGCGACGAAGCAAAGCCGCCCATCAGCGCCTCGCGCACC of the Sinorhizobium chiapasense genome contains:
- a CDS encoding Hsp20 family protein — translated: MRTTLDFSPLSRSSVGFDHVFDLLDAASRLAPTDNWPPYDILRVGDNQYRIIVSVAGFAPDEITVTHEPQLLVVRGEKAGEDKAEYIYRGIAGRNFDRRFQLADHVTVTGANLANGLLAIDLVRELPEQMKPRRIEIEQAKALPPIEDHERAEGGKQAA
- a CDS encoding glycerate kinase type-2 family protein produces the protein MAPIADPRAFLETLFASAVAAADPALVIASNLPERPKGRTVVVGAGKGAAQMARAFENLWRGPLSGAVVTRYGFGVHCERIEVLEAAHPVPDERGLHASKRLLAEVRGLTKDDLVVALICGGGSALLPSPPPGLSLQDEIVVNRALLASGAPISAMNCVRKHVSAIKGGRLAAAAYPARVVSLVVSDIPGDDPALVASGPTIADKSTRADALKIVERYGLSLPENVMQWLATDAADAPTPSDPRFLRNEVRVIASAAVSLEAAAARAREAGIEAIILSDAIEGEAREVGRVHAAIAREVAVRSRPFSKPVVVLSGGETTVTIKGQGKGGRNGEFLLSLALGIDGIHGVSALAADTDGIDGSEDNAGAFADSTTIARLRGQRLDPSALLQRNDSWTAFDALGDIFKPGPTGTNVNDFRAILVQ
- the pbpC gene encoding penicillin-binding protein 1C translates to MFFRQLLERIGGSRSGTVKPDCFRHPHRLGAIFVALPIVLVLTAFAALGLQWADKTFPPPLDEADTVSAEVLDKDGRLLRAFATKDGLWRLKTTVDDVDPRFLNMLIAYEDQRFREHHGVDPLALGRAALQFVTNGRIVSGASTLSMQVARLIEPRRERTLPAKLLQLARAIQIERRLSKDQILDLYLTHAPYGGNLEGVRAASLAWFGKEPRRLSVAEAALLVALPQLPEKRRPDGNLAAAEAARERVLGRAAVAKVIGEGEAERAALAAIPTRRLQLPAHAAHLAELALRKEPKILQHHTTLRRDIQRGLEAVAREGAAKLGPKVSVAMVMADVRSGEIVGEVGSADYFDASRAGWIDMTRITRSPGSTLKPFIYGLAFEEGLVAQETIIEDRPADFFGYRPRNFDMSYQGDVSIRQALQLSLNVPAIRLLDAVGPARLMVRFRRADVRPALPPNEAPGLAIGLGGVGITLRDLVQLYAGLANRGWPVRLGDGIEGKAGLIDGEAVLSTVAAWHVADILSDVLPPAGSRQRGIAYKTGTSYGYRDAWSVGFDGRYVLGVWVGRPDNGAVPGLTGYAAAAPILFEGFAKSGIAITPLPDPPAGAVRIAQADLPISQRRFSMTASGLLSASAREPAPQIVFPPEGARVELGATTSETMMPLTLKLQGGRAPFRWLANGRPLPDVTRRRTSQWLPDGSGYSTLTVIDAVGRAASVRVFVE
- a CDS encoding DUF982 domain-containing protein, which produces MLLNEIPWTTPLTVRLSSGIKHTFNSVYEALDFLENEWPLRNGQRYERAVRTCRGALKRMTPAAVAREAFVAACVEAAMPIVMTGHGSHQQAADGKATRRA
- a CDS encoding Hsp20/alpha crystallin family protein; this encodes MSVRDLIPWGRAQDPVPTSYRDVERNPFLMLHREMNRLFDDVFRNFDQRTPFAFVTHPSFGAGWPNVEVTDRDNEIKVTAELPGLEEKDIELSFAEGVLTLRGEKRAESEDKEKQFSERYYGRFERRIPLGYDIDEGKVKATFKNGVLSVTLPKTEQSQSKSKRIAIGTE